The genomic window GCACGGCGTGATCGGGCATGGCTCGGGATCAGCGCGCCTTCACCCCGCACCGTCCGCCCCGAGCGGGGAACCGCGGCCGGGGCGGCACATCCGACCCGCCGGAACCGAGTCACCCGCGGGGTCGACCGTCCTCGACGCCGGCACGCGTCTCAGTCCCGTCCACCTCGCTGTCGCCGTCGGCGCCGGCTTCGACCGCGTGCCCGTCGTGCCGACACCGCGGGTCCGCCTGGTCCTCACGGGTGACGAGGTCGTCACGAGCGGTGTTCCCGGCCCGGGGTTCGTCCGCGACAGTTTCGGCCCATCGCTCCCGGGAGTGATCGCCTCGCTCGGAGGCGTCGTCACATCCAGCGTCCGTGTCGGCGATGACGCGCCCACCACGGCCGACGCCCTCGGGCTGACGAGTGCGGTCACCGCTTCCGCCCGCCACCAGCGGGACCTCGTCGTGACCACGGGTGGTACCGGCGACTCCCGAGCCGATCACGTCCGAGCGTTGCTCCGTGACGCGGGTGCCGAGTTCCTCGTGGACGGCGTCGACGTCCGCCCGGGTGGCCCTGCGCTGCTCGCGCGGCTGCCGGACGGTCGCCTGTTCGTCGGCCTGCCCGGCAACCCGCTCGCCGCCCTGCTCAGCGTCCTCACGCTCGTGCACCCGGTGCTCGCCGGCCTCCAGGGACTCGAGCTCCCGGCCCTGCGACCGGCGGTGCTCGCCTCGCCCGTCGACGGGGCCCGCTCAGGGACGGTGCTGCGCCCCTACCGCTCGGTGCACGATCCCGATTCGGCGACGCCGCATGCGGAGCCGACGCCATGGCAGGGAGCAGCCATGCTCCGCGGGCTCGCCGACGCCGATGGCGTGCTCGTGTGCCCGGGCTCCGGCGCGGCCGCGGGCGGCCTGGTACCGAGTCTCGACCTGCCCTGGTGATCGGGCCTCGGGTCAGCGGCCCCGGACGGCCGCAGCCGTCATCAGCTGCAGCAGTTCCTCGCCGGCGAGGATGCCGCGCCGCTCGGTGACCGTCAGCGTGTCGATCGTGAAGCCCTCGTCGTCGAGCTCGCCGTGCGCCGGCCGGAACGCGAGGTCGGCGGTCTCCAGCATCGACTGGTCGAGGAGCGAGTCACCGGCCGCGAGGACGAGTGGTCCGTCGAGGCGGCGGGCGACCTCACTGACCGCATCGTGCTTCGTGAGCGTCCGCGGCACGCAGTAGAGCTTCCGTCCCTGCAGGGACACGGTCCACCCGAGCCGTTCGCACTCCTGCTCGACCTGCTCGAGCCAGCCCGCCGGGATCGCGTCGCGCTCGACGATCGAGTAGAAGAACAGCGCGTCGGCGACGTTCGTCTTGAGGATCCAGGTCGGCGAAGCCAGCTCCTCGAAGCGCGCGAGCGCCACGTCGAGCGGAGCGGTGTGGTCGGTGAGGTGCGCTCGCACTCGGTCGCGCCAATCGGCGTCCGGGACGCCGTCGACGAGGATCTCGCCGCCGTTGCTCGTGATCGCGTAGGCGGGCGCGCCGCCCGGCAGCTGCACCCGCTGATACTGCGCCACCGTCCGCGTCGTGACCGGCATGAACACGGCCTGCGAGCGCAGCTCGATCAGCAGGCGCTCCGACTCGCGCGTCATGAACGAGATCGGCACGCCGTTCCAGAGCTCCGAGACGATGATCGACGGCGCCTCGGGGTCCGGCGTCTCGAGCCAGAACGCCTTCGGCGAGTAGATGAGGGTGCGATCCAGGTCGCAGGCGACGAGGGCGCTCACTGGGCGTCTCCCGCCGCGGCGTCGCTCAACGGGTTGATGAGGCCGACACAGCTGTAGGGCAACCCGGGCACGACCTCGACCGGCACACCGCGCTGCTCGGCGAGCAGGAGCACGTGCGCGACGTCGTCGAGGGCGTCCGGCGACACGAGCACCTTCCACGGAACTCGGCGGAGCAGGACGCGGGTGGTCTCGCCGACACCCGGCTTCACGAGGTTCACGGTCGGGATGTCGTACTGTTCCCGGATCCGTTCGACGGCCTCCCAGCCGATCCAGCTCGGTTCACGGTCGGCCGTCGAGGCCTCCTCAACACCCGCGGCGACGTCGTCGACCACCTCGGCGAAGCGGCCCGAGACCGCGTCGAGGAAGGCGCCGGAGACATCGTGACTGCTCAGCTCGCGGTAGAACTTGGCACCGTGGAACTGGTCGTCGGAGAGCAGCTCGCGGTTGTACACCGTGCGGGACACGAGGCCGGAGACGGTGGAGTTGAGGCACGCCGAGGGGATGAGGTAGTCGTCGCGGGTGCCGTACACGGGCACGCAGTGGCCGGGGTCGGCGAGGACAG from Plantibacter flavus includes these protein-coding regions:
- a CDS encoding molybdopterin molybdotransferase MoeA, with the translated sequence MTRASWWDARSIAHATGAAHRSDVVDTLTLAEALGHVLAAPLVSPIAIPHYASSAMDGWVVAGSGPWTLLTGEDAERARSVGLGDGVAVDVLTGGLIPSGADAVLQLEHGVIGHGSGSARLHPAPSAPSGEPRPGRHIRPAGTESPAGSTVLDAGTRLSPVHLAVAVGAGFDRVPVVPTPRVRLVLTGDEVVTSGVPGPGFVRDSFGPSLPGVIASLGGVVTSSVRVGDDAPTTADALGLTSAVTASARHQRDLVVTTGGTGDSRADHVRALLRDAGAEFLVDGVDVRPGGPALLARLPDGRLFVGLPGNPLAALLSVLTLVHPVLAGLQGLELPALRPAVLASPVDGARSGTVLRPYRSVHDPDSATPHAEPTPWQGAAMLRGLADADGVLVCPGSGAAAGGLVPSLDLPW